In Listeria cossartiae subsp. cossartiae, one genomic interval encodes:
- a CDS encoding MarR family winged helix-turn-helix transcriptional regulator, with product MNNEQNMNQQIALFYFGYKAFTETADLIIAKHSLKRLHHRILFFTARMPGLTINELLTFLEISKQALHQPLAELKERELLTIEQGTRDKRQRCIFLTTAGKDLENELGAAQRKQMAEIFANSSDTDGKHFTEIMEGYAKNRPGAALIKDFKE from the coding sequence ATGAACAATGAGCAAAACATGAATCAACAAATCGCTTTATTTTACTTCGGTTATAAGGCTTTTACAGAGACAGCTGATTTAATTATTGCCAAACATTCACTAAAAAGATTGCATCACCGTATTTTATTTTTCACAGCGCGGATGCCTGGCCTTACCATTAATGAACTTTTAACCTTTTTAGAAATATCCAAACAAGCCTTGCACCAGCCACTTGCGGAACTGAAAGAGCGCGAACTTCTCACGATTGAGCAAGGCACGCGCGACAAACGCCAACGCTGTATTTTCCTAACGACAGCCGGCAAAGATCTAGAAAACGAACTCGGCGCAGCACAACGCAAGCAAATGGCAGAAATTTTCGCCAACTCCTCAGATACGGACGGAAAGCATTTCACAGAAATAATGGAAGGCTATGCGAAAAACCGACCGGGCGCCGCTTTAATAAAAGATTTTAAGGAGTGA
- a CDS encoding LapB repeat-containing protein, whose product MKKALKIFLAIICLFIMIYPSTAAHAEETNNNVTIPDTNLRAYLNGLLKQASDAPITKTQMNTIQTVTLSGNTYTDLTGLEEADNLVTLSLNNTKITTLAPIKNQTSLTYITVGGDNVVDSLFVDLNGLVNLQSLSISGSEVTHNVFKNFNKLPKLTYLYAQNSMKITDISALASLPALTTLFVQFDGIDDFRPLNDFESFKNGNLKALAAFGQNTGRTNPRITLKSSKLNFNEANQTLYLPFSMMPNPLTSFDGTVAPFSKSTSASNTYLGFNDVALPSSRLTITDDGITVSGVTKEEIDNLTEIEYNARYDFPTGSYPTPPSMTSYTISSGTYDQYFDISHTLDLTADENFDYNQYDAISEAQFLKDVQAKTDDGTAVTSDFDQVVKLDVPGEYTVTLNAVNAAGLKAAPVKVKVTVHEKPVITADPKISYKQKTTKSADGFLAEIHGSVTGNAILTSNFDQVVDLNSPGEYTVTLNAENERGQKADPVTVIVTVTAGNSEAIIPTPPTPEEKPTPQEETNNNNTIPDIISENSEDQAPVKETTEQAKLTTKENNVAKTENTKQPETKALPKTGDKGMGASPLAGIMLSFIALIMFRKSKF is encoded by the coding sequence ATGAAAAAAGCACTGAAAATATTTCTTGCGATAATTTGTCTGTTCATAATGATATATCCTTCCACAGCAGCTCACGCAGAAGAAACGAATAATAATGTTACTATTCCGGATACAAATTTAAGAGCCTATCTCAATGGTCTACTCAAACAAGCAAGTGACGCGCCGATAACGAAAACGCAAATGAACACAATCCAAACCGTGACACTTTCTGGAAACACTTATACAGATTTAACTGGTTTAGAAGAAGCGGATAATCTTGTCACGCTTTCACTCAATAATACGAAAATCACCACACTCGCACCAATCAAAAACCAAACATCTTTGACTTACATAACAGTTGGTGGCGATAACGTGGTAGATAGCCTTTTCGTAGATCTAAATGGACTTGTTAATTTACAAAGCCTCAGCATTAGCGGAAGCGAAGTGACACATAATGTCTTCAAAAATTTTAATAAATTACCGAAATTAACTTATCTTTATGCGCAAAACTCCATGAAAATTACGGACATCTCGGCGCTCGCATCTTTACCAGCATTAACGACACTTTTCGTGCAATTTGACGGAATTGATGATTTTAGACCGTTAAATGACTTTGAAAGTTTTAAAAATGGAAACTTAAAAGCACTCGCAGCTTTCGGACAAAATACCGGCCGAACAAATCCGCGCATTACACTTAAATCGAGCAAGCTGAATTTTAACGAAGCAAACCAAACGTTATATCTACCATTTTCGATGATGCCAAATCCATTAACTAGTTTCGATGGAACCGTTGCACCTTTTTCAAAATCAACTTCCGCGAGTAATACGTATTTAGGATTTAACGATGTGGCACTTCCGAGTTCACGTCTGACAATTACCGATGACGGCATTACCGTAAGTGGCGTAACAAAAGAAGAAATCGATAATCTAACAGAAATTGAATACAATGCGCGCTATGATTTTCCAACGGGCAGCTACCCAACACCCCCAAGCATGACGTCCTATACAATTTCAAGCGGAACATACGATCAATATTTTGATATTAGTCATACGCTAGATTTAACTGCCGATGAGAATTTTGATTATAACCAATACGATGCCATTTCAGAAGCACAATTTTTAAAAGATGTACAAGCGAAAACAGACGATGGAACTGCTGTAACAAGTGATTTTGATCAAGTTGTGAAGCTCGATGTGCCAGGTGAATATACCGTGACATTAAACGCGGTAAATGCTGCTGGACTTAAAGCAGCACCTGTAAAAGTGAAAGTAACCGTTCACGAAAAACCAGTTATTACAGCCGATCCGAAAATTTCTTATAAGCAAAAAACGACGAAATCAGCAGATGGATTTTTGGCAGAAATCCATGGTTCAGTCACTGGAAATGCCATTTTAACAAGCAATTTTGATCAAGTTGTAGATTTAAACTCCCCGGGCGAATACACCGTAACTTTGAATGCTGAAAATGAACGTGGCCAAAAAGCAGATCCTGTAACCGTAATCGTGACAGTAACTGCAGGCAACAGTGAAGCAATAATTCCAACCCCACCAACACCAGAAGAAAAACCCACACCTCAAGAAGAAACAAACAATAACAACACCATCCCAGACATCATTAGCGAAAACTCCGAAGACCAAGCACCAGTGAAAGAAACAACCGAACAGGCGAAATTAACAACGAAAGAAAATAATGTGGCGAAAACAGAAAATACAAAACAACCAGAGACGAAAGCACTTCCGAAAACCGGCGATAAAGGAATGGGCGCATCACCGTTAGCCGGAATTATGCTTAGTTTCATCGCACTCATTATGTTCAGAAAAAGTAAATTCTAA
- a CDS encoding universal stress protein: protein MEKYHRILVAVDGSEPAKLAFEKGLELALKLDGVLGIASIVDLRAFSPNVSYDGSLEEKAELELKTQVNEYADKARTAGVKHVETFVAKGNPKILLSTDIPAEFQADLIICGATGMNRVEKLVLGSVSSYIMAHAICDTLIAR, encoded by the coding sequence ATGGAAAAATATCATCGCATTCTTGTAGCAGTGGATGGCTCTGAACCAGCCAAATTAGCCTTTGAAAAAGGACTGGAATTAGCGCTCAAATTAGACGGGGTACTTGGAATTGCAAGTATTGTCGATTTACGTGCCTTTTCTCCAAATGTTTCTTATGATGGGAGCTTGGAAGAAAAAGCAGAGCTCGAACTCAAAACGCAGGTCAATGAATATGCTGATAAGGCCAGAACAGCAGGAGTGAAGCATGTCGAAACTTTTGTTGCTAAAGGCAATCCGAAAATCTTACTTTCTACAGACATTCCAGCAGAGTTCCAAGCAGATTTAATCATTTGCGGAGCGACTGGGATGAATCGAGTGGAAAAACTAGTACTAGGTAGCGTTTCTTCTTATATTATGGCCCATGCAATTTGTGACACATTAATAGCTAGATAA